One Candidatus Cloacimonas sp. genomic window, TTGTTTGTTGTGGTTGACGAGGACGTCAACCCTCCATTATTGCTACGCCGAGTTCAAGACCCGTCGTTCAAATCTGTCATTCTTAATGGAACTTTTTTTCCAAATCTCTTAAATCCCTAAAATCCTGTTCATCCCATACCTATTAAATCTGCGTAATCTGCGTAATCTGCGTGAAACAAAATCCGCGCAATCTGCGGGCAATATTTTTCTCCGCAGTTTATTTGATTATTATTTTCCCCTGTGCCTGTCCGCTTTTGTAAAAATAAATTCCGCTCTGCCAATCATTATCTTTCAGGTCTATGCTTATTTCCCCTTTGTTAACTTTGGTTTGTAAAACTTTCTGTCCACGCAGGTTATATATTTCCAGTTCTCCCCTATAGTTATTATCCATTTTAAAATTTAGGACACCCTCTTTTGGAACTGGGTTTGGGTATATTGTAATGTGTGGCTGAGGTAAATTATCATCCGCAACAGGCGAAGGGCTTTCAAAATAACAAATATCGGTGGGAGTTAAGGCAACTGTCCACTGATTAATAGGTTGCCAATTACTATTTCTTAGATACACGATTCCATTTTCACCCCAATTAGCTGAAAGGACTGCAATATGTTCATTTAAGCCACTAACTGCTATTCCACCCGGACTTAAAGGATTGCTGCTATTGTTTAAAACAGATAATGTATTGACATTATAAGAATATACTCCGCTATTATAACCCTCTCCCAAATAAGCAATTCCATCGGGACTAATCCATATTCCCCAAGGATTGCCTCCAATCATTATCCGGTCTATTTTTTCATCGGTTATGGAATCAATTACATCAACCGCTCCGGAAATAGAACTCCAATTGCCAGTGCAAACAATATGCAATTGGGAATCAAAAACGGCAATATCTTGAGGATTGGTCCAAACAGGAATGGTCTTTATAACGCTAAAATCAGCTAAATCAATAACAGAAACACTGCTATTGGCATAATTACTGGCATAACCTCCTGTATTGCAAACATATAGTTTTCCATTACAAACCGCTAAACCCTCCGGTGCTGTGCC contains:
- a CDS encoding T9SS type A sorting domain-containing protein; translated protein: MRKFILPLLIAFIYLPFLFADNIYVVNSESRTLSRIDTETQAVNNTFTQLGLTPNLLKVNEDYIYVVLSGANSVQMIERESGTTLRNIFIASSSNPWDVVEYDGYLYVSGMFSNKVYKISQESWSVVDQITVGTAPEGLAVCNGKLYVCNTGGYASNYANSSVSVIDLADFSVIKTIPVWTNPQDIAVFDSQLHIVCTGNWSSISGAVDVIDSITDEKIDRIMIGGNPWGIWISPDGIAYLGEGYNSGVYSYNVNTLSVLNNSSNPLSPGGIAVSGLNEHIAVLSANWGENGIVYLRNSNWQPINQWTVALTPTDICYFESPSPVADDNLPQPHITIYPNPVPKEGVLNFKMDNNYRGELEIYNLRGQKVLQTKVNKGEISIDLKDNDWQSGIYFYKSGQAQGKIIIK